From Chryseobacterium sp. H1D6B, a single genomic window includes:
- a CDS encoding helix-turn-helix transcriptional regulator produces MEKKENTPLKITSISELHHLMDLPKPLHPLISLVDNTKMSVNTELFNRSFALDFYKISYKYSENGKMGYGQGYYDFNEGGMMFTAPNQILFTDQESQYCGYTLLIHPDFIRNYPVAKNIKKYGFFSYDTNEALHLSDKEKTTVTGLLDNIQDELNTAIDEVSQDVIVSYIEVLLNYSNRFYKRQFITRKALNNDVLSKMEHILDNYFNTQETLNTGLPTVEFLASKLNLSPHYLSDMLRNLTGQNAQQHIHEKLIEKAKEYLTTTNFSVSEVAYHLGFEHSQSFNKLFKKKTNITPLNFKQSFN; encoded by the coding sequence ATGGAAAAGAAAGAAAATACACCTTTAAAAATAACTTCCATTTCTGAGCTGCATCATTTAATGGATCTTCCTAAACCGCTTCATCCCTTGATAAGCCTGGTAGATAATACTAAAATGAGCGTGAATACAGAGTTGTTCAACCGAAGCTTTGCACTGGATTTTTATAAAATTTCATATAAATATTCTGAAAATGGAAAGATGGGATACGGGCAGGGATATTATGATTTCAATGAAGGCGGAATGATGTTTACGGCTCCCAATCAAATCCTATTTACCGATCAGGAATCTCAATATTGTGGTTATACCTTGTTGATTCACCCTGATTTTATCCGAAATTATCCGGTGGCGAAAAACATTAAAAAATATGGGTTCTTTTCTTATGATACCAATGAAGCACTTCATTTGTCAGACAAAGAAAAAACTACTGTTACGGGATTATTAGACAATATTCAGGACGAACTGAATACAGCAATTGATGAGGTAAGCCAGGACGTTATTGTGTCTTATATTGAAGTATTACTGAATTACAGCAACCGTTTTTATAAGAGACAGTTCATTACACGAAAAGCCCTTAATAATGATGTTCTTTCTAAAATGGAGCATATTTTAGACAATTATTTCAATACACAGGAAACTTTAAATACTGGACTTCCTACTGTAGAATTTCTGGCTTCTAAACTTAATTTATCACCTCATTATTTAAGTGATATGCTCCGCAATCTTACTGGCCAGAATGCACAGCAGCATATTCACGAAAAGCTGATCGAAAAAGCCAAAGAATATCTTACAACTACTAATTTTTCAGTATCAGAAGTAGCCTATCATCTGGGGTTTGAACATTCACAGTCTTTTAATAAATTATTTAAAAAGAAAACCAATATAACTCCTTTGAACTTTAAGCAGTCTTTTAATTAA
- a CDS encoding efflux RND transporter periplasmic adaptor subunit: protein MIKNRYILFISVLLFSCSEKKPQKKETPVQSYQVLTLAPRQVTVYNDFPASVQGENVVEIKPMVSGYLQDIYVPEGASVTKGQLLFRIKNPQYEQDIITAKGAIKIAEANVNTARMNVEKARPLVEQEIVSKYELSSALYTLQSQQAALSQAKATLSNAQTNQGYTYIRSPQNGTIGLIPYKIGALVSSTTADPLTTLSNTTNVFAYFSLSEKQLLDFMNTMKGSTTLEKLNNMPLVTLVLADGTVYPQKGRLETASGGIDSSTGTATFKAIFDNKLGLIQNGASATIRIPVSLDNALLAPQTAIYQMQDKSFVYQLMKGNQVMSTAVTTSPTDDGNFTVIKSGVKAGDKVLLNGLNISDSTVVKPIPANAEAVYSTMKTKSN from the coding sequence ATGATAAAAAATAGATATATCCTTTTCATTTCAGTACTATTGTTTTCCTGCAGTGAAAAAAAACCACAAAAAAAAGAAACCCCCGTACAAAGTTATCAAGTACTGACTCTGGCTCCCAGACAGGTTACTGTTTACAATGATTTTCCAGCATCCGTACAGGGCGAAAATGTTGTAGAGATCAAGCCGATGGTATCAGGTTATCTTCAAGATATCTATGTGCCGGAAGGAGCTTCTGTAACGAAGGGACAGTTATTGTTCCGGATCAAAAATCCACAGTATGAACAGGATATCATTACTGCTAAAGGAGCTATAAAAATTGCAGAAGCTAACGTAAATACTGCCCGTATGAACGTAGAAAAGGCAAGACCTTTAGTAGAGCAGGAAATCGTAAGTAAATATGAACTGAGCTCAGCTTTATATACACTGCAGTCCCAGCAGGCTGCCTTATCTCAGGCAAAAGCAACTCTTTCCAATGCCCAGACCAATCAAGGCTACACTTATATCCGAAGTCCGCAGAATGGAACTATCGGCCTTATTCCTTATAAAATCGGAGCATTAGTAAGCAGTACGACTGCAGACCCGCTTACTACATTATCTAACACTACTAATGTGTTTGCTTACTTTTCTCTTAGTGAAAAACAGCTTTTGGATTTCATGAATACAATGAAAGGAAGTACCACGCTTGAAAAATTAAACAATATGCCTCTTGTCACCTTAGTATTGGCAGATGGAACTGTTTATCCTCAAAAAGGCAGACTGGAAACAGCAAGCGGTGGTATTGACAGCAGTACAGGAACAGCTACTTTTAAGGCGATATTCGATAATAAATTAGGGCTTATCCAAAACGGGGCAAGTGCCACTATCCGCATCCCAGTGAGCTTAGATAATGCTTTATTAGCACCGCAGACAGCAATTTATCAGATGCAGGATAAATCCTTTGTCTATCAATTAATGAAAGGCAATCAGGTAATGAGTACAGCAGTAACAACTTCACCTACAGATGACGGCAATTTTACTGTCATTAAAAGCGGAGTAAAAGCAGGAGATAAAGTTCTTCTTAACGGGCTTAATATCAGTGATAGTACAGTGGTGAAACCAATACCAGCCAATGCCGAAGCTGTCTACAGTACCATGAAAACCAAATCTAATTAA
- a CDS encoding efflux RND transporter permease subunit codes for MLKLFIRRPVLSTVISVIIVVLGILGVSSLPVAQYPDIAPPTIQVSASYPGANTTTLINSVVFPLEQQINGVEGMTYMTSSASNTGSASISVYFAVGVDPNQAAVDVQNRISTVLAKLPLAVTQAGVTVRKQQSSNVLIVGLYSERAQYDQKFLQNYTAINLVPQLQRAKGVGGATIFGGAMTYAMRIWLQPDKMAAYGLVPADVTAALNAQSFNAAPGKIGDNMDQAFQYDITYSGTLTSLDQFQNVIIKSIGSGQYLYLKDVARIDLGTQTYTSATAINGKPAVAIAVSQTPGSNAQEVIVGAQKVMADASKSFPSGIKMMELVNINNFLSESITKVLHTLIECFLLVFVVILIFLQDVRSTIIHGVSVPVSIIGTFFFLYLFGYSLNLLTLFALVLAIGIVVDDAVVVVEAVHSKLEHGYTSPRKAAIDAMGEIAPAIISITLVMASVFLPVTFLGGSAGVFYKQFGITLAIAIMISAVNALTLSPALAAMFLRPHKQEEKGAKKGFLQKIKDGFNSNYEKLINKYTASIGFLIKRKWMTAGIVLLFGGLFYFTIKSVASSFVPSEDMGTIFVNVTLPAAATKERVQIINKQIDQIAHTIPQVQASMTTLGQNQLGGSGSSYGMLILRLTPWSQRPGITDKDVIQQLTEKTKNIQGASINFMQQPTISGFGTSGGFTFQIEDRGGHSISDFYAVAQNFLAALNKRSEIQYAATAFNPNFPQYEVDVNIAKCEDNGIQPADILNLMNVYYGSSYVSNFTEFGQQYQIILQADNPYRGTVEQMNNIKIRTSSGTMSPVSEYITMKKVYGPSSISRFNMYNAISVNGSPNIGFSTGQSMEAINEVAAKVLPPGYSFEYSGISKEEQSSGSQAGIIFLLSLCFVYLLLSALYESYILPLAVILSLPVGLSGIFVFAKLFGIDNNIYVQICMIMLIGLLAKNAILMVEFSLEKRHEGMDLLESALAGAKIRIRPILMTSLAFIFGLMPLMFSTGVGANGNKSIGIGSIGGMLFGTLLGIFVIPGLYVIFQGLQEKIRSNKYDDNDELIVENKK; via the coding sequence ATGCTAAAGCTATTTATAAGAAGACCGGTATTAAGTACAGTGATCTCTGTGATCATTGTTGTACTGGGTATTTTGGGCGTAAGCAGTCTGCCTGTGGCACAGTATCCTGATATTGCACCGCCTACCATTCAGGTATCGGCTTCCTATCCTGGAGCAAATACGACAACGCTTATTAATAGTGTCGTTTTCCCCTTAGAACAGCAGATCAACGGTGTGGAAGGCATGACGTATATGACCTCATCAGCCAGTAATACAGGATCAGCCAGTATCAGTGTTTATTTTGCAGTAGGGGTGGATCCTAATCAAGCCGCTGTTGATGTACAGAACCGGATAAGTACTGTATTAGCTAAACTTCCGCTGGCTGTAACACAGGCCGGTGTAACCGTTAGAAAACAACAGAGCAGTAACGTACTCATTGTAGGATTATACAGTGAGCGCGCTCAGTATGATCAGAAATTTTTACAAAACTATACAGCAATAAATCTTGTCCCTCAGCTGCAGAGAGCAAAAGGGGTGGGCGGAGCAACAATATTTGGCGGAGCTATGACTTATGCAATGCGGATCTGGCTCCAACCGGATAAAATGGCAGCTTATGGATTAGTTCCTGCAGATGTCACGGCCGCTTTAAATGCACAAAGTTTTAACGCTGCTCCGGGTAAAATCGGGGATAATATGGATCAGGCATTTCAGTATGATATTACCTATTCCGGTACACTGACTTCGCTGGACCAGTTTCAAAATGTGATTATCAAATCAATAGGAAGCGGACAGTATCTCTATTTAAAAGATGTTGCACGTATTGATTTAGGAACGCAGACTTATACAAGCGCCACGGCCATTAATGGTAAACCGGCTGTAGCGATTGCTGTAAGCCAGACTCCGGGTTCTAATGCACAAGAGGTAATTGTAGGAGCTCAGAAAGTAATGGCTGATGCATCAAAAAGTTTTCCTTCCGGAATTAAAATGATGGAACTGGTAAATATCAATAATTTCCTCAGTGAAAGTATTACCAAAGTACTTCACACATTGATTGAATGTTTTTTACTGGTATTTGTGGTGATCCTTATTTTTTTACAAGATGTACGTTCCACCATTATTCATGGTGTTTCGGTTCCCGTATCTATTATAGGAACATTTTTCTTTCTGTATTTATTTGGATACAGCCTCAATCTCCTTACTTTGTTTGCTTTAGTGCTTGCAATCGGTATTGTAGTAGATGATGCCGTAGTGGTAGTAGAAGCTGTACACAGCAAATTAGAACACGGATATACGTCGCCCCGTAAAGCAGCAATTGACGCTATGGGAGAGATTGCTCCAGCAATTATCTCTATTACCCTTGTAATGGCTTCAGTATTTCTTCCTGTGACTTTCTTAGGAGGTTCAGCAGGAGTATTTTATAAACAGTTTGGAATTACATTAGCCATTGCTATTATGATTTCGGCAGTAAATGCACTAACATTAAGTCCCGCTCTGGCTGCTATGTTCTTACGGCCTCACAAGCAGGAAGAAAAAGGAGCCAAAAAAGGTTTCCTGCAAAAAATAAAAGATGGTTTTAATTCCAATTATGAAAAATTAATTAATAAATATACAGCTTCTATAGGCTTTTTGATAAAAAGGAAATGGATGACTGCCGGTATTGTATTACTTTTTGGAGGACTCTTTTATTTTACTATCAAAAGTGTGGCTTCAAGTTTTGTTCCTTCAGAGGATATGGGAACTATTTTTGTCAATGTAACCCTTCCTGCAGCAGCGACTAAAGAAAGAGTACAAATTATAAATAAACAGATCGATCAGATTGCCCATACCATCCCGCAAGTACAGGCATCCATGACTACATTGGGGCAGAATCAATTAGGAGGAAGCGGAAGTTCTTACGGAATGCTTATTTTAAGGCTTACCCCTTGGAGCCAGCGTCCCGGAATTACAGATAAAGATGTAATTCAGCAGCTTACGGAAAAAACAAAAAATATACAGGGAGCATCCATCAATTTCATGCAACAGCCTACTATAAGCGGTTTTGGAACCAGCGGAGGATTTACATTTCAAATAGAAGATAGAGGAGGACATTCTATCAGTGACTTTTACGCAGTAGCACAGAATTTTTTAGCAGCATTAAATAAAAGAAGCGAAATTCAATACGCTGCCACAGCATTCAATCCAAATTTCCCTCAGTATGAAGTTGACGTAAACATCGCTAAATGCGAAGATAACGGCATACAGCCTGCAGATATTCTAAACTTGATGAATGTCTACTATGGAAGTTCATATGTAAGTAATTTTACTGAATTCGGGCAGCAGTACCAGATCATTCTGCAGGCTGATAATCCTTACAGAGGAACCGTTGAGCAGATGAATAATATTAAAATACGCACCAGCAGCGGAACGATGAGCCCTGTTTCAGAGTATATCACGATGAAAAAAGTGTACGGCCCTTCTTCTATATCGAGGTTTAATATGTATAATGCTATCTCAGTGAATGGTTCACCTAATATAGGATTCAGTACAGGCCAATCCATGGAAGCTATCAATGAAGTTGCGGCTAAAGTGCTGCCTCCCGGTTACAGCTTTGAGTACAGCGGTATAAGTAAAGAGGAACAAAGTTCTGGTTCGCAGGCAGGAATCATATTCCTATTAAGTCTTTGTTTTGTCTATCTTTTACTAAGTGCTTTATACGAAAGCTATATTCTTCCGCTGGCAGTAATTCTTTCACTGCCGGTAGGCTTGAGCGGTATATTTGTTTTTGCAAAATTGTTTGGGATAGATAATAATATCTACGTACAGATCTGTATGATTATGCTGATAGGACTATTAGCCAAGAATGCTATTTTAATGGTAGAATTTTCTTTAGAAAAAAGACATGAAGGGATGGATCTTCTTGAAAGTGCACTTGCCGGAGCAAAAATTAGAATACGGCCTATATTAATGACCTCACTGGCTTTTATTTTCGGTTTGATGCCTTTGATGTTTTCAACCGGTGTAGGAGCCAATGGGAATAAATCAATTGGGATCGGATCTATAGGCGGAATGCTGTTTGGAACCCTGCTCGGAATATTTGTAATACCCGGCCTTTATGTAATTTTCCAAGGATTGCAGGAGAAGATAAGAAGCAACAAATATGACGATAACGACGAACTGATTGTTGAGAATAAAAAATAA
- a CDS encoding TolC family protein: MKHWKKQYNFFVQITAFSLVLYSCDVTKPYVNKQTVPDHLYGDTATDPNANMAVLSWKEIFKDPLLQELITEGIENNLDLKTAAANLKAAEANFVQSKQAFLPSLSGNASAGAYHPSNAQASNTQVYQLYALSSWQADIWGKLRSTKRSMYASYLASEAYRQAVQTQLVANIAVTYYQLLAYDEQLNIVQQSLVVYSKDTETMKILKNSDVVTGAAVVQSAANYYAVKSTVPDIKNNIRQAENTMSLLLGRTPGTIKRDSLFNEQVYSELSTGLPVQLLANRPDVKEAEMQLRSYFEQVNIAETSFYPALTITGQAGLYSTQLKSFFSAGAFLANIVGGLTQPIFNNGLNKQKLKIAQANYEAAAYNYSKVLLTAGQEVSNALYQYQMVDEKTPSRQEQIANLEKAVHFTKELLKYTSATNYTDVLTSEQSLLSAKQSAVTDKLQQLQAVVNLYAALGGGWK; this comes from the coding sequence ATGAAACATTGGAAAAAACAATATAATTTTTTTGTACAGATTACAGCTTTTTCACTTGTACTTTACAGCTGTGATGTTACCAAACCTTATGTAAATAAACAGACTGTTCCGGATCATTTATATGGAGATACAGCAACGGATCCCAATGCTAATATGGCTGTACTTTCATGGAAAGAAATTTTTAAAGATCCTTTATTGCAGGAACTTATTACTGAAGGAATTGAAAATAATTTAGATCTGAAAACAGCGGCGGCTAATCTAAAGGCTGCAGAAGCAAATTTTGTACAGAGCAAGCAGGCATTTTTACCCTCACTTTCAGGAAATGCTTCGGCAGGAGCATATCACCCCTCTAATGCGCAGGCTTCTAATACACAGGTGTATCAGTTATATGCACTTTCATCATGGCAGGCAGATATATGGGGAAAACTGAGGAGTACAAAACGTTCTATGTATGCGAGTTATCTTGCAAGTGAAGCTTACAGGCAGGCAGTACAGACCCAGCTTGTTGCCAATATAGCAGTCACTTATTATCAGCTGCTGGCTTATGATGAGCAGCTGAATATTGTCCAGCAGTCATTAGTAGTGTATTCTAAGGATACAGAAACGATGAAGATCTTAAAAAACAGTGATGTGGTTACCGGTGCTGCAGTAGTTCAAAGTGCAGCAAATTATTATGCCGTAAAATCTACAGTCCCGGATATTAAAAATAACATCCGCCAGGCAGAAAATACAATGTCGTTATTACTAGGCAGAACACCCGGAACCATTAAACGTGATTCACTTTTTAATGAACAGGTTTATAGCGAATTATCTACGGGACTTCCAGTACAGCTTTTAGCTAACAGACCCGATGTAAAAGAGGCAGAAATGCAGCTTAGAAGCTATTTTGAACAGGTAAATATTGCTGAAACTTCTTTTTATCCGGCTCTTACAATAACGGGGCAGGCAGGTTTATACAGCACGCAGTTAAAATCTTTTTTTAGTGCAGGGGCTTTTCTTGCTAATATTGTCGGCGGTTTGACGCAGCCAATTTTTAATAACGGTCTTAATAAACAAAAATTAAAAATAGCGCAGGCTAATTACGAAGCCGCTGCCTATAATTACAGCAAAGTATTGCTTACGGCGGGGCAGGAAGTTTCTAATGCACTTTATCAATACCAGATGGTTGATGAAAAAACTCCTTCACGCCAAGAGCAGATCGCCAACCTTGAAAAAGCAGTTCATTTTACAAAAGAGTTATTAAAATATACAAGTGCTACAAACTATACAGACGTTCTCACTTCTGAGCAGAGTCTTTTAAGTGCAAAGCAAAGTGCGGTTACCGATAAACTGCAGCAGCTCCAGGCGGTCGTTAATCTTTATGCGGCTTTGGGTGGAGGATGGAAGTAA
- a CDS encoding isochorismatase family cysteine hydrolase, with product MEQQKTVLLVMDMQTGILGMLPDASNLLKNTAKAISKARSQKIPIIYVTVGFRQNSPEISLNNKSFAASKDHFAAIDMAEFMKIHEDVKPQLDEVVVTKKRFSAFTGSDLEVVLRAYGAQHLIMAGISTSGVVLSTLREAADKDYRLTVLADCCLDADEEVHRVLTTKIFPRQADVLTVEEWIPLA from the coding sequence ATGGAACAACAAAAAACCGTCCTTTTAGTTATGGATATGCAAACCGGAATCCTAGGCATGCTTCCAGATGCATCAAATCTTTTAAAAAATACAGCCAAAGCTATCTCTAAAGCCCGCAGCCAGAAAATTCCAATTATTTATGTAACGGTGGGTTTTAGACAGAATAGCCCAGAAATAAGTTTAAACAATAAATCTTTTGCCGCCAGCAAAGACCATTTTGCAGCTATTGACATGGCTGAGTTCATGAAAATTCATGAAGATGTAAAACCTCAGCTCGACGAAGTTGTAGTTACCAAGAAGCGTTTCAGTGCATTTACCGGCAGTGATCTGGAAGTCGTATTACGGGCTTATGGAGCCCAGCACCTAATTATGGCAGGTATTTCTACCAGCGGAGTCGTTTTATCAACTCTTCGCGAAGCGGCAGATAAAGATTATCGATTAACTGTATTGGCAGACTGCTGCTTAGATGCTGACGAGGAAGTACACCGCGTACTAACCACCAAAATATTTCCGCGCCAGGCTGATGTTCTTACAGTTGAAGAATGGATTCCTCTAGCCTAG